Part of the Candidatus Desulfarcum epimagneticum genome is shown below.
CCGGAGGGTGGATACTCCCTCATCGGGGAAGTGAAAAACAGGAAGAAGAAATTTACGCTCACAGAGGCCAAGGCTTTTTTCGCAAAAGCCTCGGAAGTCCAAAAACTGGAAGATATTTCCAAAACCCTTGTTTTTGTCTTTTCCGCCGGCGGCTTTTACAAAACCGCCATTGATTTTTTTGTCGCAAACTCGATGGCCTGGAGCGAGGACAAACGCTTTTTGGAATAAATGCTCCAAAGGAAAATACCATGCGAATATATTTAAAAGAGAAAATAGGCAATCCGGCCCTTTTCACGGGGAGAAAAAGAGAGATGGACTCTTTGCTGAAATGGGTGGAAAAAATCAAACTGGAGATATCCAAAAGCAAAGCCATCATCGCCCGCAGAAAAACCGGCAAATCCGCTTTGATGCAGCGCCTTTTCAATATCGTGTTTG
Proteins encoded:
- a CDS encoding conserved hypothetical protein (Evidence 4 : Unknown function but conserved in other organisms), which produces MKNRKKKFTLTEAKAFFAKASEVQKLEDISKTLVFVFSAGGFYKTAIDFFVANSMAWSEDKRFLE